A stretch of the Saccharolobus caldissimus genome encodes the following:
- a CDS encoding DNA-directed RNA polymerase subunit H — protein MRASSNKKIDPRVHYLVPKHEVLNIEDAYKILKELGIKPEQLPWIRASDPIVKSIGAKPGDIIKITRKSALYGEVVSYRYVISG, from the coding sequence ATGCGTGCATCCTCTAACAAAAAGATTGATCCTAGGGTTCATTATCTGGTTCCTAAACACGAAGTGCTTAACATTGAGGATGCCTATAAAATATTGAAAGAATTGGGAATTAAACCAGAGCAATTACCCTGGATAAGAGCTTCTGATCCAATTGTAAAATCAATAGGGGCTAAACCAGGTGATATAATTAAGATTACGAGAAAGAGTGCCCTATATGGTGAAGTCGTATCTTATAGGTATGTAATTAGTGGGTGA